GCGGTGCAGCTCAATCCGCTCGCTGGCGGCGGCACGCCAGCTGGCATCTTCCGCTCGGCCTTCGTAGCTGGGGCGTGTACTGGGCAGTTGGGAGATATCGAAATCACCGTAATTATAGAGCTCCACACCGGCAATATCGAAAACCTGGACCCTACTTCCGGCACCAAAACCGAATTTTAGCTCTAGGTTACCGCCCGCTTGGGTGTCTGTGACGGTCGCTGGAAGGTAGTATTCAACCCATTCGAAGGAGGCGCTGACCTCTCGGGTAAGGTATTTGCCGTTGGTACTGATATCTTCCAGAAAAACGGTTACGAAGCTATTGCCCGACTCATATGTGTTTTCCACTGAGCGCATAAAAAAGTGTGCCAGTACCACATCACCGCTTTTCAGGCTGGTGGTTACCGGAAACATCAGTTGTCCCTTCCAGAATTCACCTGCAGGCCGCTCTACGCTGATACGTGACGCGCGGGAGAAGTCTTCGTGGTCCACTTCGATAATGGATTTATTGCCAACAGCGGCACCATCGTTTACGCCTTCCCAGAACCGAGCGTTGCCGAGGTTGCGGTCAATAATAAGATTGCCGCCCGTAGGCACGCCACCTGTGCTGGTGTTGGGCAGGATAGTTGGGGTCGAGGCTGGCGCTGTGGTTGGTGTTGCTGTTGGTTGTTGGGTGGGGGTAACAGCTCCGTTGTTAAGCCTTATATCGCCCCCGCCGCTGCAGGCGACGATGAGTAGGGACGGCAATAGAGTTGCCAATAGTATTTTTTTTATCGTCATTGTTAGGAAACCTCTTAAGCAATCTTCAATGTAAGGCTTTGCTGTTTCTGGCTCTGAGTACTTCCGTGCGCGCTGCTTGGGGCCAGAGTTCAGAGGGAGCCCCTAAATTGTACGGCGGTTTTGCGTCGCGTGTGAACTCTAACGCCAGATTAAAGCACCTTTGACGTATCGGCAAACCCTAAAGCGACCGCCCTATGCTCTGCCAATTCAACTGCTAGACTAAAAATTGGGCCTCTTATGGCTCCAGTTTGATGTGGAACGAGGACGGAAGATAGTTTGATGAAAGCTTATGGAAACACGGTGCTGGTTTTGGCTCTGCTGCAAGCCTGCCATGCTTTTGCCGAAAATGACCAAATGACAGCCGCCGATCTAATTGAAATGGATTTCGAAGATTTGGTGAATATGGATGTAGAGATCGAAAGTGCGGGTAAGAACAGCTCTAGGGCCATGGATTTACCTTACGCGGCTACGGTCATTTCTGCCAGTGAGATTCAGCAGAGTGGGGCCGCCAATATTCCCGATGCCCTGCGCTTGGCTCCGGGTGTTGTTGTGGGGCAAATATCCGCGGGTGAATGGGCTATAGGCATTCGTGGCGGTGAAGGCCGATTTTCTCGTTATGTGTTGGTGATGATCGACGGACGTATTGTCTACAACAGTGTATTCAGTGGCGTGAATTGGGACGAACTAAACCTCTCGTTAGACGATATTGAGCGAATTGAAGTGATTCGCGGCCCGAATGCAGCGTCATGGGGCGCCAATGCTGTGAACGGGATCGTGCACATTATTACCAACAAGCCGGATGCAGCGCGTGCCTCGCGGGTGAAGGCCTGGGGTGGATCGAGTGATCGTAGAGGTGTTTCTGTTTCTCATAGTATGGAAGTAGACAGTGACTGGGCATTAGGGGTGTCGGCTTTGGGGCAGCAGTGGGGTGGTATGAAAACGCTCTCTGAGGATATCTATGAGGCTCCCCACAAAAACTGGAGGCTCGCCATGAGCCTGGGTCGTGAGCTGCCGTCCTCTGCTACGCGCTTTAGTGCCGATGCCTTTGGTGTTGATCAGGTCACTGAATGGGGCTGGGACGACTTATCCTCGCTTTCGAACGTTACCCAAGACAACCAAGAAGATAAAAGTGGGTGGGCGATACAACTTGCGCACCAGCAGTCTGTGTTTGAACACGGGCACTGGAAGCTACGATTATCGGCCGACAGTACAAAAAGAGACACGGATCTCTACCAGTGGGATTCGTCTAACTATCAGCTGGACCTAGAGGTAGCAGGTAGCTGGGGCAATCACTCGCTTGCTATGGGATTGAACAACCGAAACAATGACTCTACCGCCATCACGCCGCCTAATTTCGTTCTGGCGTTGGTACCGGAAAGGCGCAAACTCAATTACTTCGGCGTGTACCTCAGTGATCGCTGGGACATCACCCGCCAGCTGGAGCTTACCTTAGCGGCACGCCTAGACGATAACGAAATTGGTAATAGCAGTTTGCAACCCTCCGCCCGTTTATTGTGGGCACCGAATGACTCTCAGCGGCTTTGGATGGCTGCTTCAAAGGCGAATACTTCTGCGTCGCGCGCCTTAAAAGACATAACTTCAGTGGCCTATACCATTGAGAGCCCGAAGCTGAGCGGCACGCCTTACCCGGTGGTGGTGGTATTGGGGCGCAATAAAGGCGACAGTGATGAGCCAAGTTTATCGGCGTTAGAATTCGGCTACAGGCAAACGTTCGAACATTTTAATGTCGATATTGCCCTATTTGATTTTGAGTATAAAAATGACGTAACCGTGGCGTTAAAGGGGGACCCCGTTCTACGTTTTAGTGCAGATTATCAGCCGCAGTATATAGAAGTTAACGGAAGCTTCAGTAATAGTGAAAATTACTCGAGTCGTGGAGGCGAGCTGAGTATGCGCGGCAAGTGGGTGGCTAACTGGGAAAGCCAACTGGCTGTATCCAGGGTGAGGCGTTTGGAAGATGATGTCGGCTGGAGTTCCAAGGTTTCTTTTTTGAATTCAATCAGCCTGGCCGAGAATTGGCAGTGGAATATTTGGCTTCGTTACAGCGATGGAGATTCGGGATCGGGAGCACAGTATTCGGCATCACGCGGATTGCCTGATGTGCATAGCTATGCCGTTGTGGATACCAATTTATCTTGGTCGGCAAGTAATAATGTGGAATTGACCTTAATCGCTAATAATTTGGGTAGCGATCATACCGAGGCGCGGCGGGAGGAGTTTGTTACAGAGTTGAGAGTTGTAGAGCCCTACGCTCTGCTGAAGGTGGGTTATACGTTTTGAGTAATACTGGTTTCGCTAAGTTACAACGCAAAACAGTAGCGACAGGCTTATGCTGGCTGTCGGCGTTGCTGTTAGGTGTTTTCACCAGCTCGTCAGTTTCAGCTGAGCCGGATATTCACGCCCTGCGCAGCGCTTATCTGTACTATTTTTCTCATTTCATTTCATGGCCCGATGACTCAGAATTCCCTCAGTCCGAATTAAATTTGTGTGTTCGTACTGACGATAAAAAAGATCAATTCCAATTAACCACAATTGACAACAAATCGTTGGGAGCCAATACCCTAAAAATCGTATTGCTGGCCCCCCGAGGGGTGAGTGCATTGGCTAGTTGCCATATGTTGTATGTGGCCGAAGAACATCGTGAGTGGTTGGCAGCTATCCGCCCAGAAATTTCCGTGCGCACGCTTTTAATAACGGAGGGCCTGTTAGATGAACGAGGCGTAATACATTTATTTATGCAAAATAGTAAATTAAAATTCAGTATCGATAACCGATCGCTGGTAGACCGAAATTTTAAAGCAAGCTCAAAATTGCTGCGGTTGTCCGTTCGTAATGGAGCCTAAATTGTATGCGGCTTAGCAACCTAACTTTTAGGTCTCGTATCGTTGTTGTTACTTTGTTAGCCACGGTAATTTCCGGTATTGCCAGTGGCGCAGCCATTTTTTGGAATTCAGATCAAGTTGCACGTTACGTGCTCCTTTCTCGAACGCAAATTGAAGCCAAAATAATCAGTGAAAATATTGCTGCCTCTGTATTGTTTGATGATTCCGCCTCCGCCAGTGAGATATTAGCAACGATCAAAGCCGATGCTGCCGTAATGCAGGCAACACTAACTAAAGAGAATGGTGAGGTATTTAGTCGCTATCAAGATATTGAGTTTCGCGAGGGCGAAGCCAACACCATTCATATATTGCGCGATATTGTATTCGAAGGTCGTACCATTGGTCACTTGAAATTTGTTGTATCAAAACAAGAAGTGTACGAGCAAAATTTTGCTAATATTAGTTTTTTAGCGGTATTGCTATGCCTTGTTTCATTGTTGGTGTATCTCCTTATTCGCCCAATCGTTGGCTCAATACTTGTTCCTCTATTAAACTTACATAACGTTACCGAAAAAATTGCCAGCACCCGAGATTACGCCTTAAGGGTACCCATAAAGTCCGACGATGAAATAGGCCAAGTGAGTCAAATGTTCAACCATATGGTTGAACAAATTGAGCATCGTGACGTGATGTTGGAAAAGCAGGTGGGGCAACGTACAAACCAGCTGGAAAAGCTGGCGGAGGAGTTTCGCTTTCGCGCGTTTCACGATAGTCTCACTGGATTGCCTAATCGTGCGCTGCTGCACGAACGTTTCGAATTTAGTGTTCAGCATGCGCGTCGATCCAATAGTTACTTTGCGCTATTGCTGCTAGACCTAGATGATTTCAAAACGATAAACGATACCAAAGGACACGAATTTGGAGATGAACTGCTTATCGATGTTGCCAGCCGACTAAAAGACAATGTGCGCGCAGAGGATATGGTATGCCGGTTGGGCGGAGATGAGTTTGTAGTGCTGCTAAACGATTTAAAGGAGGCTGAATCTGTAGGGGCCGTAGCCGAAAAAATACTGCGTAAATTGGGTGAGTCGTTTACCGTTAAGCACGAAAAAGTACGTACGGCGGTAAGTATTGGTGGCGCGGTATTTCCTTTTCACGGTGAAAATTTGAGCACCATAAAGCGCAATGCCGATGTCGCCATGTATCGTGCTAAGGATGCGGGTAAAAACCGATTTTGCCTGTTTAGTAAAGGCATGGAAGAAGATGTTAAATATCGGTTGATGATTCAAACCGATTTGCGTACCGCGCTAAATGAAAAGCAGTTGGAGGTGTACCTACAGCCCAAGGTAGACCCAGCAAGATCGTTGGTTTTGGGTTGTGAAGCACTGGTTCGCTGGAATCATCCGACTGAAGGCTTTCTTACCCCCAATAAATTTGTTCCCTATGCTGAAGAAGTAGGGATGATAGCTGAAATAGACTATTTTGTTATTCGTCGTTGTTGTGAGCTTCAAGTTGAGTGGGAGTCGATTCTTACACAGCCGATTCCGATAGCGTTCAATCTTTCGGGGCGACATTTTCATGACAATAAAATTGTTCATGTGTTGGCGGATGCGCTGGAAGAATACGGCATTAATCCAGACCTACTAGAAGCCGAGATCACCGAAGCTGTATTGATTCAAGATCCGGATAAGGCACAAAAAATTGTGCGTGAAGTTAAAGCCCTAGGGTTGGGCATTAGTCTAGATGATTTTGGTACCGGGTACTCGTCGTTAAATTACTTAAGAACGTTACCTATTGATACGGTAAAGTTGGATCGTTCATTTGTTGCTGGTATTGATACCAATCTGCAAGATAGAAGGTTAACTCGCGGTATCGTGTCGTTAGCTAAGGGCCTTGACTTACAGTTGGTTGCTGAGGGCGTTGAAAACGAAAATGAACTTGCCACCCTGCAAGATCTCGGCTGTCATTGTATGCAGGGGTATTACTTTTTGCCGCCTGCGCCAAATCATGAATTTCTTCAGTGGTATCTAAAAAATTATTCCCTTAAGCGTGCAGACAATATGTTGCGTTAGCTGTGAGTTACTTTTTCGGATTGGTAGGGTGTGCCGGTGGGATAGCTGTGGGTGCTCTCAAAACACGCGGGCTTGTTACAGGGGGGGGCGCGTAAGTAAGAGTGGCACCCTTGCCCGTCGAAGCGCGAAACCCCGGATACTTTTTTTCACGTTGACACACGACTATATGGAAGTAAAGCGACATAGAAGGCCAAAGCTAAGTCGCCACCAGCCTCTATCAGCGGCTCTTTAGATAGGGTGATTGTCCGGCGTTCTAGAAACTTCTTTGCTGGCTATTCAATAGATTCAATAGGGTAATTAACCGATGTTTAGCGTGAGTTTCTACAGCGTCTTTATAGGCCACTATATTCTTGCCTATAGCCTAAACCCGCCTAAATCGGTTTGTATTTATCGATAGCAATTATAAATGCGTTTTGTTGTTCAAAGAGGGTAAATGAAGTCAGCGATTTAGACGAGTTTTTGCTCCATTCCCACTGTTCCGCTGATTATCGCGCGGTTTTCACGTTTTGATCTATCGAGGGCTATTGACGAATAGCTGGGTGATGAACAGCCGCGTGATGTGGATATTGAGGCCATAAGACATCGCGATCACAACAATGAATATCTGTCGTTGCTGTTCCTTGGCGTGGGCTTCACGTCATGTCGGGGGGCAGGTATGGCCGCCCCTATCGGGTATAAAATTCAGTGATGATAATGTATTGGGAGCAACCATTTTGGTCGCAGTCATGTAAAATCTAGGTTATCGCTATTCGAATAATAGAGAGATTTTTGATGCCGGTAACTGCCTACCTCACACACCCCGTTTGTCTGCAGCACGATATGGGCGCAGGGCACCCCGAATGCCCCCAGCGCTTGTCGGCCATTAACGACGCGCTGGTGCATGCTCGAGTTATGGATTTTCTGCGGTGCCGTGAGGCGAAGCCTGTGGAAGTTCACCAGCTTAAGCGAGTGCATACCCGTGACTATATCGCCAGTGTGCACAGTGCTGCACCTGCAGAGGGGATGATTGCGTTAGATTCAGACATTAGTATGAACCAGTATTC
The Teredinibacter franksiae DNA segment above includes these coding regions:
- a CDS encoding TonB-dependent receptor plug domain-containing protein → MKAYGNTVLVLALLQACHAFAENDQMTAADLIEMDFEDLVNMDVEIESAGKNSSRAMDLPYAATVISASEIQQSGAANIPDALRLAPGVVVGQISAGEWAIGIRGGEGRFSRYVLVMIDGRIVYNSVFSGVNWDELNLSLDDIERIEVIRGPNAASWGANAVNGIVHIITNKPDAARASRVKAWGGSSDRRGVSVSHSMEVDSDWALGVSALGQQWGGMKTLSEDIYEAPHKNWRLAMSLGRELPSSATRFSADAFGVDQVTEWGWDDLSSLSNVTQDNQEDKSGWAIQLAHQQSVFEHGHWKLRLSADSTKRDTDLYQWDSSNYQLDLEVAGSWGNHSLAMGLNNRNNDSTAITPPNFVLALVPERRKLNYFGVYLSDRWDITRQLELTLAARLDDNEIGNSSLQPSARLLWAPNDSQRLWMAASKANTSASRALKDITSVAYTIESPKLSGTPYPVVVVLGRNKGDSDEPSLSALEFGYRQTFEHFNVDIALFDFEYKNDVTVALKGDPVLRFSADYQPQYIEVNGSFSNSENYSSRGGELSMRGKWVANWESQLAVSRVRRLEDDVGWSSKVSFLNSISLAENWQWNIWLRYSDGDSGSGAQYSASRGLPDVHSYAVVDTNLSWSASNNVELTLIANNLGSDHTEARREEFVTELRVVEPYALLKVGYTF
- a CDS encoding YfiR family protein; translated protein: MSNTGFAKLQRKTVATGLCWLSALLLGVFTSSSVSAEPDIHALRSAYLYYFSHFISWPDDSEFPQSELNLCVRTDDKKDQFQLTTIDNKSLGANTLKIVLLAPRGVSALASCHMLYVAEEHREWLAAIRPEISVRTLLITEGLLDERGVIHLFMQNSKLKFSIDNRSLVDRNFKASSKLLRLSVRNGA
- a CDS encoding putative bifunctional diguanylate cyclase/phosphodiesterase, whose amino-acid sequence is MRLSNLTFRSRIVVVTLLATVISGIASGAAIFWNSDQVARYVLLSRTQIEAKIISENIAASVLFDDSASASEILATIKADAAVMQATLTKENGEVFSRYQDIEFREGEANTIHILRDIVFEGRTIGHLKFVVSKQEVYEQNFANISFLAVLLCLVSLLVYLLIRPIVGSILVPLLNLHNVTEKIASTRDYALRVPIKSDDEIGQVSQMFNHMVEQIEHRDVMLEKQVGQRTNQLEKLAEEFRFRAFHDSLTGLPNRALLHERFEFSVQHARRSNSYFALLLLDLDDFKTINDTKGHEFGDELLIDVASRLKDNVRAEDMVCRLGGDEFVVLLNDLKEAESVGAVAEKILRKLGESFTVKHEKVRTAVSIGGAVFPFHGENLSTIKRNADVAMYRAKDAGKNRFCLFSKGMEEDVKYRLMIQTDLRTALNEKQLEVYLQPKVDPARSLVLGCEALVRWNHPTEGFLTPNKFVPYAEEVGMIAEIDYFVIRRCCELQVEWESILTQPIPIAFNLSGRHFHDNKIVHVLADALEEYGINPDLLEAEITEAVLIQDPDKAQKIVREVKALGLGISLDDFGTGYSSLNYLRTLPIDTVKLDRSFVAGIDTNLQDRRLTRGIVSLAKGLDLQLVAEGVENENELATLQDLGCHCMQGYYFLPPAPNHEFLQWYLKNYSLKRADNMLR